The Bradyrhizobium ottawaense genome window below encodes:
- a CDS encoding ABC transporter permease, which translates to MQGTLAINLARIAIIVAVLALWEMLSRTGIVNPRLLPSASDTFVTLGELLQRAAVQKDLMVTATEVLTAFALAVPFGALIGFLVAENRYFADVAKPLLFFAFSIPKSIFLPMFILVFGVGFAQKVGFGFFSTIFIVIMSTTTAVESVKVEHLTVARSYGATRMQTAFRVYLPSMLPVLLEALRISMIFNLTGVILAEMYASRDGIGHQIATWGENFQMKQLLAGVVMVAAIAMTFNELVRWVETRCSHWRT; encoded by the coding sequence ATGCAGGGCACGCTCGCCATCAACCTCGCGCGGATCGCGATCATCGTCGCGGTCCTGGCGCTGTGGGAAATGCTGTCGCGCACCGGCATCGTCAATCCGCGGCTGCTGCCGTCGGCCTCCGACACATTCGTGACGCTCGGCGAACTGCTGCAGCGCGCCGCGGTGCAGAAGGATTTGATGGTCACCGCGACCGAGGTGCTGACGGCGTTCGCGCTGGCCGTGCCGTTCGGCGCGCTGATCGGCTTCCTGGTCGCGGAGAACCGCTACTTCGCCGATGTCGCCAAGCCGCTGCTGTTCTTCGCCTTCAGCATCCCGAAGTCGATCTTCCTGCCGATGTTCATCCTGGTGTTCGGCGTCGGCTTTGCCCAGAAGGTCGGCTTCGGCTTCTTCTCCACGATCTTCATCGTGATCATGTCGACCACCACCGCGGTGGAGTCGGTCAAGGTCGAGCATCTGACGGTGGCACGCTCCTATGGCGCCACGCGGATGCAGACCGCGTTCCGGGTCTATCTGCCGAGCATGCTGCCGGTGCTGCTGGAGGCCTTGCGGATCTCCATGATCTTCAACCTCACCGGCGTCATCCTCGCCGAGATGTACGCCTCGCGCGACGGCATCGGCCACCAGATCGCGACCTGGGGCGAGAATTTCCAGATGAAGCAGCTCCTCGCCGGCGTCGTGATGGTCGCCGCGATCGCCATGACCTTCAACGAACTTGTCAGATGGGTGGAAACGCGATGCAGCCATTGGCGAACGTGA
- a CDS encoding ABC transporter substrate-binding protein, with translation MKINRRHALLSLVAAAILAGPASAADTIRVGLPTKTYWPTTIAETAVRQKLFEKEGIQAELTIYRSGAETFEGMAAGAADIILDPPSLVSAGRKKGVMSRIVANAAMGNFGWQLMVPTKSTLDVKDLNGKKVAITAAGSGSDLLALWTIQDKKIDFTRVPVGGGGLVPNLLAGNVEAAVVYSPLSFQISKSGEAKTILDYSTAVPPNLTAGWIVLDKFADAKPQMVQKAVNALYGAVAFMRANRDVTVKLIAELYEMPPEIAGLEYDNTIMKLETSGDMGAANVSAAVQLSLDLAKLGGLKDIVPAEDVISTKFKPVPTKP, from the coding sequence ATGAAGATCAATCGCCGTCATGCGCTCCTATCGCTCGTTGCCGCCGCCATCCTGGCCGGCCCCGCGAGCGCCGCCGACACCATCCGCGTCGGCCTGCCCACCAAGACATATTGGCCGACGACGATCGCCGAGACGGCGGTGCGGCAAAAGCTGTTCGAGAAGGAAGGCATCCAGGCCGAGCTGACCATCTACCGCAGCGGTGCCGAGACCTTCGAGGGCATGGCCGCAGGCGCGGCCGACATCATCCTCGATCCGCCGTCGCTGGTCTCCGCCGGGCGCAAGAAGGGCGTGATGTCGCGCATCGTCGCCAACGCCGCGATGGGCAATTTCGGCTGGCAGCTGATGGTGCCGACCAAATCCACGCTCGACGTCAAGGACCTCAACGGCAAGAAGGTGGCGATCACCGCGGCCGGCTCGGGCTCGGACCTGCTCGCGCTGTGGACCATTCAGGACAAGAAGATCGACTTCACGCGCGTGCCCGTCGGCGGTGGCGGCCTGGTGCCGAACCTGCTCGCCGGCAATGTCGAGGCCGCCGTGGTCTATTCGCCGCTGAGCTTCCAGATCTCGAAATCCGGCGAAGCCAAGACCATTCTCGACTATTCGACCGCTGTGCCGCCGAACCTCACCGCGGGCTGGATCGTGCTCGACAAGTTTGCCGATGCAAAACCCCAGATGGTGCAGAAGGCGGTGAACGCCCTCTACGGCGCGGTCGCATTCATGCGGGCCAATCGCGACGTCACCGTCAAGCTGATCGCCGAGCTCTACGAAATGCCGCCGGAGATCGCCGGCCTCGAATACGACAACACCATCATGAAGCTGGAGACCAGCGGCGACATGGGCGCGGCCAACGTCAGCGCCGCCGTGCAGCTGTCGCTCGATCTCGCCAAGCTCGGCGGGCTCAAGGACATCGTGCCCGCCGAGGACGTGATCTCGACCAAGTTCAAGCCCGTCCCGACCAAGCCGTAA
- a CDS encoding GntR family transcriptional regulator: MSGNPGDGPRSLTSALHERLRADILAARLLPAQKLHIAGLAKQFSVSLAAVREALSRLVADGLVQAADQRGFRVSPVSLADLADVTQTRIDIEGLALRRSIERGDDAWLESVKSTWSALKAVPYHYPDDPTVHYEEWVIRHRIFHRALVNACGSPWLLGFRDVLHEQSERYRRLSIRREPGVKPRDVEAEHEAIVAAVMKRDADAAVRALSKHFGITREFVELAASRIAEVSRTT; the protein is encoded by the coding sequence ATGTCCGGAAACCCCGGGGATGGTCCGCGCAGCCTGACGTCGGCGCTGCATGAGCGGTTGCGCGCCGATATCCTGGCGGCGCGGCTGCTGCCGGCCCAGAAGCTGCACATCGCCGGCCTCGCCAAGCAGTTTTCGGTGAGCCTTGCCGCCGTCCGCGAGGCACTGTCGCGCCTTGTCGCCGACGGCCTGGTGCAGGCCGCGGACCAGCGCGGCTTCCGCGTCAGCCCGGTGTCGCTCGCCGATCTTGCCGACGTGACGCAGACCCGGATCGACATCGAGGGGCTCGCGCTGCGACGCTCGATCGAGCGGGGCGACGATGCCTGGCTCGAATCGGTGAAGTCGACCTGGTCGGCCCTGAAAGCCGTCCCCTATCACTACCCCGATGATCCCACCGTGCATTACGAGGAATGGGTGATCCGTCACCGCATTTTCCACCGTGCGCTGGTCAACGCCTGCGGCTCGCCATGGCTGCTCGGCTTCCGCGACGTGTTGCACGAGCAAAGCGAGCGATATCGGCGTCTGTCGATCCGTCGCGAGCCCGGCGTCAAGCCGCGCGACGTCGAGGCTGAGCACGAGGCGATCGTCGCGGCCGTGATGAAGCGCGACGCCGATGCGGCGGTTCGCGCTCTGTCGAAGCATTTCGGTATCACCAGGGAATTCGTCGAGCTCGCCGCCTCGCGCATTGCGGAGGTGAGCCGCACGACCTGA
- a CDS encoding adenylate/guanylate cyclase domain-containing protein, with translation MAGANDKTRFLREGLFAKYVVSLVGLVVFVLAVNGAMETWISYRATKTQLTDGLEDKAQAAARRIEQSISELDRQISWVTRASQDTLEKRRADYASLLHQVSVVNQLFQLNGEGREVLRVSRQSTTTGSNADLSRDMRFTDTVARGVSYAPAWFADRTPFMSISVAHSGFNAGVTVAEIDLSFLSDFLSDAQVGKAAFAYVVDPRGRVLATSSKGPDVGKDLSKLPQVAAAIAPGHEADSSGTDFNGHAVMSAASTVPKLGWSVLFEQPTTQALTPIRDQLVRIALLIGMGLMVAILAGTLLARRMIIPITALRDGAYRLGEGDFSHRIEVRTADELEDLAGQFNRMAGQIQETYSDLETKVEERTRDLAQSINELKVLEEVGRAVAASLDLNAVLPTIAARAIEITHADAVLIYGFDAETRRFNLIEANGIDKSPDGAHVTIDEGENILSDAAESGEPIAIAELGAAAEQPLREVAIAAGFHSVLVVPLVDQQGTLGSLVVLRRASGEFAASIIGLMRTFANQAVLAMRNARLFTEVDHKSHALETANETVRAQADKLREQTEQLKNWNKSLEERVKTQLGEIERIRKLERFLAPQVAQLIASSDSPEGLLTSQRREVTVVFCDLRGFTAFTEATEPEEAMNVLREYHAALGKLIFKYEGTLDKYAGDGVMILFNAPIQFEDHTKRAVKMAVEMRDTIGPLTERWRNRGHSLGFGIGIAVGYATLGQVGFEQRLEYAAIGSVTNLASRLCGEAKPNQIVVSRRVYGIVEPWVEARALDDLQLKGFNHPVLAMEILNWREEVENVVDASVARRRG, from the coding sequence ATGGCAGGAGCGAACGACAAGACACGGTTTCTGCGCGAGGGCCTGTTCGCCAAATACGTCGTCTCCCTCGTCGGCCTCGTCGTGTTCGTCCTCGCCGTCAACGGCGCGATGGAGACCTGGATCTCCTACCGCGCCACCAAGACCCAGCTGACCGACGGGCTGGAGGACAAGGCGCAAGCCGCCGCCCGGCGGATCGAGCAGTCGATCTCGGAGCTCGATCGCCAGATCAGCTGGGTGACGCGGGCGAGCCAGGACACCCTCGAAAAGCGCCGCGCCGACTACGCGTCGCTGCTGCACCAGGTCTCGGTCGTCAACCAGCTGTTCCAGCTCAACGGCGAAGGCCGCGAGGTGCTGCGCGTCTCCCGCCAGTCGACCACGACCGGCAGCAACGCCGACCTCTCCCGCGACATGCGCTTCACCGACACCGTCGCCCGCGGCGTCAGCTATGCGCCGGCCTGGTTCGCCGACCGGACGCCGTTCATGTCGATCTCGGTGGCGCATTCCGGCTTCAATGCCGGCGTCACCGTGGCCGAGATCGATCTCAGCTTTCTCTCCGACTTCCTGTCCGACGCGCAAGTGGGCAAGGCCGCCTTTGCCTATGTCGTCGATCCCCGCGGCCGCGTGCTGGCGACGTCGTCGAAAGGGCCCGATGTCGGCAAGGATTTGTCGAAGCTGCCGCAGGTCGCGGCCGCGATCGCGCCTGGCCATGAGGCCGACAGTTCGGGCACCGACTTCAACGGCCATGCGGTGATGAGCGCCGCGAGCACGGTGCCGAAGCTCGGCTGGAGCGTGCTGTTCGAGCAGCCGACCACGCAGGCCCTGACGCCGATCCGCGACCAGCTGGTGCGCATCGCGCTCCTGATCGGCATGGGGCTGATGGTCGCGATCCTCGCCGGCACGCTGCTCGCCCGCCGCATGATCATTCCGATCACCGCGCTGCGCGACGGCGCCTACAGGCTCGGCGAGGGCGATTTCAGTCACCGCATCGAAGTGCGCACCGCGGACGAGCTGGAGGACCTCGCCGGTCAGTTCAACCGCATGGCCGGCCAGATCCAGGAGACCTATTCGGACCTGGAGACCAAGGTCGAGGAGCGCACGCGCGATCTGGCGCAGTCGATCAACGAGCTGAAGGTGCTCGAGGAGGTCGGCCGCGCCGTCGCCGCCTCGCTCGATCTCAACGCCGTGCTGCCGACGATCGCCGCGCGCGCGATCGAGATCACCCATGCCGATGCGGTGCTGATCTACGGCTTCGATGCGGAGACGCGCCGCTTCAACCTGATCGAGGCCAACGGCATCGACAAATCCCCCGACGGCGCGCATGTCACCATCGACGAAGGCGAGAACATCCTGAGCGATGCCGCCGAAAGCGGCGAGCCGATCGCGATTGCCGAACTCGGCGCGGCCGCCGAGCAGCCGCTGCGCGAGGTCGCGATCGCGGCCGGCTTCCATTCGGTGCTGGTCGTGCCGCTGGTCGACCAGCAGGGCACGCTCGGCTCGCTGGTGGTGCTGCGCCGCGCGAGCGGCGAGTTCGCCGCCAGCATCATCGGCCTGATGCGCACCTTCGCCAACCAGGCCGTGCTGGCGATGCGCAATGCGCGGCTGTTCACCGAGGTCGACCACAAGAGCCACGCCCTGGAGACGGCGAACGAGACCGTGCGCGCCCAGGCCGACAAGCTGCGCGAGCAGACCGAGCAATTGAAGAACTGGAACAAGTCGCTGGAGGAGCGCGTCAAGACCCAGCTCGGCGAGATCGAGCGCATCCGCAAGCTGGAACGTTTCCTGGCGCCGCAGGTCGCACAGCTGATCGCCTCCTCCGACAGCCCCGAAGGCCTGCTCACCAGCCAGCGCCGCGAGGTGACCGTGGTGTTCTGCGATCTGCGCGGCTTCACCGCGTTCACGGAAGCGACCGAGCCGGAAGAGGCGATGAACGTGCTGCGCGAATATCACGCCGCGCTCGGCAAGCTGATCTTCAAGTACGAGGGCACGCTCGACAAATATGCCGGCGATGGCGTGATGATCCTGTTCAACGCGCCGATCCAGTTCGAGGACCACACCAAGCGCGCCGTGAAGATGGCGGTGGAGATGCGCGACACCATCGGCCCGCTGACCGAGCGCTGGCGCAACCGCGGGCACAGCCTCGGCTTCGGCATCGGCATCGCGGTCGGCTATGCCACGCTCGGCCAGGTCGGCTTCGAGCAGCGGCTGGAATATGCCGCGATCGGCAGCGTGACCAACCTCGCCTCTCGCCTGTGCGGCGAGGCCAAGCCCAACCAGATCGTGGTGAGCCGCCGCGTCTACGGCATCGTAGAGCCCTGGGTGGAAGCGCGCGCCCTCGATGATCTCCAGCTCAAGGGTTTCAATCATCCCGTGCTCGCGATGGAGATCTTGAACTGGCGCGAGGAAGTCGAGAACGTGGTGGACGCCTCAGTGGCGCGGCGCCGCGGTTAG